From Hymenobacter sedentarius, a single genomic window includes:
- a CDS encoding NifU family protein — protein sequence MPRIEAALDSLRPYLATDGGNVRVANITPEGVLQLEWEGACGACPMSPMTRAGLEDTVKKAVPEITAVEAR from the coding sequence ATGCCCCGCATTGAGGCCGCCCTGGATAGCCTGCGCCCCTACCTGGCCACCGACGGCGGCAACGTGCGCGTGGCCAACATCACCCCCGAAGGCGTGCTGCAGCTCGAATGGGAAGGCGCCTGCGGGGCCTGCCCCATGTCGCCGATGACGCGCGCCGGCCTGGAAGACACCGTGAAGAAAGCCGTGCCCGAAATCACGGCCGTGGAAGCCCGGTAA
- a CDS encoding ABC transporter permease produces the protein MNPFENVREAFRSIRANLLRTILTALILSIGLFALVGILTGIDAMKNSLSETFASLGANSFEIHAKGYSNRGRRGGVQAKQYQPVSFLEAKQYKSAMGDDAQVGVSAFIAGAVEMKANGTKTNPNMQVVAGDENYLKIQGYNLAEGRIFSQSELNSGANVLIVGQEIRSKLFPKQTPVGKYVSALGRRFLIVGLLEKSGSSMGGGGADRLALVPLETGNQLPRQRALTYDIKTATDQQGTLNFLIGQATGVMRAVRHDKLGQEDSFVVESSESLASDLEAISGKVRAGGSIMAFITLLGASIALMNIMLVSVTERTREIGIRKALGATAVQIRQQFLIEAIVICLLGGSFGILLGVLGGNGVAKFVGSGSFLIPWMWMMIGLVICVGVGLASGYYPASKAAALDPIDSLRYE, from the coding sequence ATGAATCCTTTTGAAAACGTTCGCGAAGCCTTCCGCTCCATTCGTGCCAATTTGCTACGCACGATACTCACCGCGCTTATTCTGAGCATTGGGCTGTTTGCGCTGGTGGGCATTCTCACCGGCATCGACGCGATGAAAAACTCATTGTCGGAAACCTTCGCCAGCTTGGGGGCTAACTCCTTTGAAATCCACGCCAAGGGCTACAGCAACCGGGGCCGGCGCGGCGGCGTGCAAGCCAAGCAGTACCAGCCCGTGAGCTTTCTGGAAGCCAAGCAATACAAGTCGGCCATGGGCGACGATGCCCAGGTGGGCGTTTCGGCCTTCATTGCCGGGGCCGTGGAGATGAAGGCCAACGGCACCAAGACCAACCCCAACATGCAGGTGGTGGCCGGCGACGAAAACTACCTGAAAATTCAGGGCTACAATTTGGCCGAGGGCCGCATCTTCTCGCAATCGGAGCTGAACAGCGGGGCCAACGTGCTGATTGTGGGCCAGGAAATCCGGTCCAAGCTATTTCCCAAGCAAACCCCGGTGGGCAAGTACGTGTCGGCACTGGGCCGCCGCTTTCTCATTGTGGGGCTGCTTGAGAAAAGCGGCAGCAGCATGGGCGGTGGCGGAGCCGACCGCCTGGCTCTGGTGCCCCTCGAAACCGGTAACCAGCTGCCCCGCCAGCGCGCCCTGACCTACGACATTAAAACCGCAACCGACCAGCAGGGCACGCTCAACTTTCTCATCGGCCAGGCCACCGGCGTGATGCGTGCCGTGCGCCACGATAAGTTGGGCCAGGAAGACAGCTTCGTGGTTGAAAGCAGCGAGTCATTGGCGTCGGACCTCGAAGCTATTTCGGGCAAGGTGCGGGCCGGGGGCAGCATCATGGCGTTTATCACGCTGCTCGGGGCCAGCATTGCCCTCATGAACATCATGCTGGTTTCGGTGACGGAGCGCACCCGCGAAATTGGCATTCGCAAGGCCCTGGGCGCTACGGCGGTTCAGATTCGCCAGCAGTTTCTGATTGAGGCCATTGTAATCTGCCTGCTCGGCGGCTCGTTTGGCATCCTCCTCGGCGTGCTCGGCGGCAACGGCGTTGCCAAGTTCGTGGGCTCGGGCTCGTTTTTGATTCCCTGGATGTGGATGATGATTGGGCTGGTGATTTGCGTAGGAGTGGGGCTGGCGTCGGGTTACTATCCCGCCAGTAAAGCCGCCGCGCTGGACCCCATCGATTCGCTGCGCTACGAGTAG
- a CDS encoding phosphatase PAP2 family protein has product MRAAALRIAIPSALLGVGVMAHSPRYSALLCQAKQEIQEETLEEFPAFDAHGLDDYTRHVPLAAAYAMMASGHPGERTAVGFTLIYLLAHELDNGVVSNLKRMSAEARPNNAQDFSSFPSSHTSQAFLTATLLHEQYGRQYPWLSVSGYAVAAATGTMRVLGNKHWATDVLAGAAVGFLSAETVWHVYPALTRLLPPRLAHKLLLVPTYVGGGAGLALAIQP; this is encoded by the coding sequence TTGCGGGCGGCGGCCCTGCGCATTGCCATTCCCTCGGCGCTGCTGGGGGTTGGCGTAATGGCCCACAGCCCCCGGTATAGTGCCCTGCTGTGTCAGGCCAAGCAAGAGATACAGGAAGAGACCCTTGAGGAATTCCCGGCGTTTGATGCCCACGGCCTCGACGACTACACCCGCCACGTGCCCCTGGCCGCCGCCTACGCCATGATGGCTTCCGGGCACCCCGGCGAGCGCACGGCAGTCGGCTTCACGCTCATCTACTTGCTGGCCCACGAGCTTGACAATGGCGTCGTGAGCAACCTGAAACGCATGAGCGCCGAAGCCCGGCCCAACAATGCGCAAGATTTCAGTTCCTTCCCCTCGTCGCACACCTCGCAGGCCTTTCTCACGGCCACGCTGCTGCACGAGCAGTACGGGCGCCAATACCCGTGGCTGAGCGTGAGCGGCTACGCCGTGGCGGCCGCCACCGGCACCATGCGCGTGCTCGGCAACAAGCATTGGGCCACCGACGTGCTGGCGGGCGCGGCCGTGGGCTTTCTCTCGGCTGAAACCGTTTGGCACGTTTATCCGGCCCTCACCCGGCTCCTTCCCCCGCGCCTGGCCCACAAGCTGCTGCTCGTGCCCACCTACGTGGGCGGCGGGGCCGGGCTGGCCCTGGCCATTCAGCCCTGA
- a CDS encoding asparagine synthetase B, which yields MRLFLLKTMLFKRLLLFLLLAVAGVAAPLAARANHVFIPMDNTQKECLKAYGVAFWLLQREVPVDWLLNYRGGSFAFETSSAAENELAVRGVTFQVISEAQYTGILQEIADPNANMDVMKLEKVPKIAVYTPKGKQPWDDAVTMVLTYAEIPYTQIYDDEVLAGQLPKYDWLHLHHEDFTGEYGKFYASYRNYPWYQQQQRDAEATAKRNGFAKVSVMKGTVATKMQEFIAGGGFLFAMCSATDSYDIALAGLGIDMVESMYDGDPADPNAQSKLNFNRCLAFQNFQLVRNPFEYEYSNIDMQPGERGLGEQNDYFSLFTFSAKYDPVPTMLCQNHEKTIHGFMGQTTAFRKSLIKSDVVIMGETKQTGEARYLHGTLGKGTWTFYGGHDPEDYQHLVGEEPTDLSLHPNSPGYRLILNNILFPAAKKKKQKT from the coding sequence ATGCGTCTCTTTCTCCTAAAAACTATGCTGTTCAAGCGTCTTCTGCTCTTTCTGCTCTTGGCCGTGGCCGGCGTGGCTGCCCCCTTGGCGGCGCGTGCCAACCACGTGTTCATTCCGATGGACAACACACAAAAGGAGTGCCTCAAAGCGTACGGCGTGGCCTTCTGGCTGCTCCAGCGCGAGGTACCCGTCGATTGGCTGCTCAACTACCGCGGCGGCTCGTTCGCCTTCGAAACCTCCAGTGCCGCCGAAAACGAGCTGGCCGTGCGTGGCGTTACGTTCCAGGTTATCAGCGAAGCCCAGTACACCGGCATCCTGCAGGAAATCGCCGACCCCAACGCCAACATGGACGTGATGAAGCTGGAGAAGGTGCCCAAAATCGCGGTTTATACTCCCAAGGGCAAGCAGCCCTGGGACGACGCCGTGACCATGGTGCTCACCTACGCCGAAATCCCCTACACCCAGATTTACGACGACGAAGTGCTGGCCGGCCAGCTGCCTAAGTACGACTGGCTCCACTTGCACCACGAGGACTTCACCGGCGAATACGGTAAGTTCTACGCCTCCTACCGCAACTACCCCTGGTACCAGCAGCAGCAGCGCGACGCCGAAGCCACCGCCAAGCGCAACGGCTTTGCCAAAGTGAGCGTGATGAAGGGCACGGTGGCCACCAAGATGCAGGAGTTCATTGCGGGTGGCGGCTTTTTGTTTGCCATGTGCTCGGCCACCGACAGCTACGACATTGCCCTGGCGGGCCTGGGCATTGACATGGTGGAAAGCATGTACGACGGCGACCCTGCCGACCCCAACGCGCAATCCAAGCTTAATTTCAACCGCTGCCTGGCCTTCCAGAACTTCCAGCTGGTACGCAACCCTTTCGAGTACGAATACTCCAACATCGACATGCAGCCCGGCGAGCGGGGCCTGGGCGAGCAGAATGACTACTTCTCGCTCTTCACCTTCTCGGCCAAGTACGACCCGGTGCCCACCATGCTCTGCCAGAACCACGAAAAGACCATCCACGGCTTTATGGGCCAAACCACGGCCTTCCGCAAAAGCCTCATCAAGTCGGATGTGGTGATAATGGGCGAAACCAAGCAAACCGGCGAGGCGCGCTACCTCCACGGCACCCTTGGCAAGGGCACCTGGACCTTTTATGGCGGCCACGACCCGGAAGACTACCAGCACCTCGTGGGCGAAGAACCCACCGATTTGTCGCTGCACCCCAACTCCCCCGGCTACCGGCTGATATTGAACAACATCCTATTTCCGGCGGCCAAGAAAAAGAAGCAGAAAACCTAA
- the mtaB gene encoding tRNA (N(6)-L-threonylcarbamoyladenosine(37)-C(2))-methylthiotransferase MtaB, which translates to MPTPQSVAFYTLGCKLNFSETSAIGRQFEEKGFQKLPFEAGADLYVINTCSVTDHADRKCRKVVQQALKHNPDAFVAIVGCYAQLKPQEISQIPGVSAVLGAAEKFQLVDILADFKKPEVGQPGQVHASPISEATEFHAAHSFGDRTRTFLKVQDGCDYSCSFCTIPLARGGSRSGSVTSVVERVEKLAETGVKEIVLTGVNLGDFGLQGPERERREDFTRLVKALDEVSGIRRFRISSCEPNLLTDEILDTVAASERFMPHFHIPLQSGSDKILGLMRRRYRRALYASRVARIKELMPHACIGVDVIVGFPGETDADFLDTYNFLNELPISYLHVFPYSERPDTLAPTLPGRVQDRVRHERTTQLRSLSEKKKRYFYEQHLGLETAVLFEDDVTDGRMEGFTPNYIRVAVKYDPLLVGEMKTLRLSGVNVLGLMEAEEVGILA; encoded by the coding sequence ATGCCTACCCCCCAATCCGTTGCTTTTTATACCCTCGGCTGCAAGCTGAACTTTTCCGAAACGTCGGCCATTGGCCGGCAGTTTGAGGAAAAAGGCTTTCAGAAACTCCCCTTTGAAGCCGGCGCCGACCTCTACGTTATCAATACCTGCTCTGTCACGGACCATGCGGACCGGAAGTGCCGCAAAGTGGTGCAGCAGGCCCTGAAGCATAATCCTGACGCCTTTGTGGCTATTGTGGGGTGCTACGCTCAGCTCAAGCCTCAGGAAATTTCGCAAATTCCCGGCGTGAGCGCCGTGCTTGGGGCGGCCGAAAAATTCCAGCTGGTGGATATACTAGCTGATTTTAAGAAGCCTGAAGTAGGACAGCCCGGCCAAGTTCATGCCTCGCCCATTTCCGAAGCCACGGAATTTCACGCGGCGCACTCGTTTGGCGACCGCACCCGCACCTTCCTGAAAGTGCAGGACGGCTGCGATTATTCCTGCTCCTTCTGCACCATTCCGCTGGCGCGTGGCGGCAGCCGCTCGGGCAGTGTAACCAGCGTGGTGGAGCGGGTAGAAAAGCTGGCCGAAACCGGGGTGAAGGAAATTGTGCTCACGGGCGTTAACCTCGGCGACTTTGGCCTGCAGGGCCCGGAGCGTGAGCGCCGCGAAGATTTTACGCGGCTGGTGAAGGCGCTGGATGAGGTGAGCGGCATTCGCCGTTTCCGCATCAGCAGCTGCGAACCCAACTTGCTGACCGACGAAATTCTCGACACCGTCGCGGCTTCCGAGCGCTTCATGCCGCACTTTCACATTCCGCTGCAAAGCGGTTCGGATAAGATATTGGGCCTGATGCGCCGCCGCTATCGGCGCGCGCTTTACGCCAGCCGGGTGGCGCGCATCAAGGAGCTGATGCCTCATGCTTGCATCGGCGTCGACGTAATTGTGGGCTTTCCGGGCGAAACCGACGCGGATTTTCTCGACACCTACAATTTCCTGAACGAGCTGCCCATCAGCTATCTGCACGTTTTCCCTTATTCGGAGCGGCCCGATACGCTGGCCCCCACCTTGCCCGGCCGGGTGCAGGACAGGGTGCGCCACGAGCGCACCACCCAGCTCCGCAGCTTATCTGAAAAGAAAAAGCGCTACTTCTACGAGCAGCACCTGGGGCTGGAAACCGCCGTGCTGTTTGAGGATGACGTAACCGATGGCCGCATGGAAGGCTTCACACCCAACTATATCCGGGTGGCGGTGAAGTATGACCCGCTGTTGGTGGGAGAAATGAAGACCTTGCGCCTTTCTGGTGTGAATGTGCTGGGCCTCATGGAAGCAGAAGAAGTCGGTATCCTAGCTTAA
- a CDS encoding LTA synthase family protein, whose amino-acid sequence MKNRFAFQPRYFLFWLLFFGLARAVFLAYHHSGAAKLPFSTLLGTFGYGLRLDASAAAYVCLLPFLLFVVSSLLPRLPFRGLVAGYSVAIGSLLTVLITADLELYRTWGFRLDDTPLQYLNSPTEMAASAGSAPLLLLVGLLALLLLSGWGLYKVVVGRPSPLPAWFGRGRAALAGLLYAALLVVPLRGGTQQIPVNQSDVYFSRIAFANHAAINSPWNLMSALILRAEEDKPRAFMPDSTARRLVAGLYPRAVGAPVLPEATAPYLAEPRPNVLFIILESFTAKLVGSVGGEAGVTPTLDSLARTGIVFTNIYAAGDRSQKGLVSLLSGYPNQPTTSIIKFPRKTEHLPHLARSLAQVGYHSHYYYGGELAFANMKSYLQTAGYEHLTERGDFSMAEQNSKWGAHDGVLFHRLLGDLQQQSQPFFVTAFTLSSHEPFEVPISPKFRGTTEEDLFRNSVYYTDSELGKFLKKAQKQPWYAHTLLVLVADHGHQLPGHSSNQSPEKFHIPLVLAGGALRPDARGKVISTIGSQTDVAATLLRQLNLPATAYVWSRDLLAPNPIPFAYYCFNNGFGAVSPAGAVTFDNVSRKVWDRDVHVPEDQVKLGKAMQQVSLEDFARK is encoded by the coding sequence GTGAAAAACCGCTTTGCGTTTCAGCCACGCTACTTTCTATTCTGGCTTCTATTCTTTGGCCTGGCCCGGGCCGTTTTTTTGGCCTATCACCACAGCGGCGCCGCAAAACTGCCTTTTAGCACCCTGTTAGGCACTTTTGGCTACGGCCTGCGGCTCGATGCCTCGGCAGCGGCCTACGTATGCCTGCTGCCGTTTCTGCTCTTTGTGGTTAGCAGCCTGCTGCCGCGGCTGCCGTTCCGGGGGCTGGTAGCGGGTTATTCGGTTGCCATTGGCTCCCTGTTGACGGTTTTAATAACGGCCGACTTAGAACTCTACCGCACCTGGGGCTTTCGGCTCGACGATACGCCGCTGCAGTACCTGAACTCCCCTACCGAAATGGCGGCATCGGCGGGCAGTGCGCCGCTGTTGCTCCTGGTGGGGCTGCTGGCCCTGCTGCTGCTGAGCGGCTGGGGCCTCTATAAGGTAGTGGTGGGCCGGCCCTCGCCCCTGCCGGCTTGGTTTGGGCGCGGGCGGGCGGCATTGGCAGGGCTGCTCTACGCAGCGCTGCTGGTGGTACCCCTGCGCGGCGGCACCCAGCAGATTCCGGTAAACCAGAGCGACGTCTATTTTTCCCGCATCGCCTTTGCCAACCACGCCGCCATCAATTCGCCGTGGAACTTGATGAGTGCGCTCATTTTGCGGGCTGAGGAGGATAAGCCCAGGGCATTTATGCCCGATAGCACGGCCCGCCGCCTAGTAGCCGGCCTCTACCCGCGGGCCGTGGGTGCCCCGGTATTGCCTGAGGCCACGGCGCCTTACCTGGCCGAGCCGCGCCCAAACGTATTGTTTATCATCCTGGAGAGCTTTACGGCCAAGCTGGTGGGCAGCGTGGGCGGGGAGGCCGGCGTCACGCCGACGTTGGACAGCCTGGCCCGCACGGGCATCGTGTTTACGAATATCTACGCAGCTGGCGACCGCAGCCAAAAAGGCCTGGTGTCGCTGCTGTCGGGCTACCCCAACCAGCCCACGACCAGCATTATCAAGTTTCCGCGCAAAACCGAGCACCTGCCGCACCTGGCCCGTTCGCTGGCGCAGGTGGGCTACCACTCGCACTATTACTACGGCGGCGAGTTGGCGTTTGCCAACATGAAAAGCTACCTGCAGACGGCCGGCTATGAGCACCTCACCGAGCGGGGAGATTTTAGCATGGCCGAGCAAAACTCGAAGTGGGGCGCCCACGACGGCGTGCTTTTCCACCGCCTGCTGGGCGACTTACAGCAGCAGTCACAGCCTTTTTTCGTCACGGCGTTCACTCTGAGTAGTCACGAGCCTTTCGAGGTGCCCATCAGCCCCAAGTTTCGCGGCACGACCGAGGAGGACCTGTTCCGCAACTCCGTTTATTACACCGACTCCGAGCTGGGCAAATTTCTGAAGAAAGCCCAAAAGCAGCCTTGGTACGCGCACACGCTACTGGTGCTGGTAGCGGACCACGGCCATCAGCTCCCCGGCCACTCCTCCAACCAAAGCCCCGAAAAGTTTCACATCCCGCTGGTATTGGCGGGTGGCGCGTTGCGGCCCGATGCCCGCGGGAAGGTGATTAGCACCATTGGCTCGCAGACCGATGTGGCGGCCACGTTGCTGCGACAGCTCAACCTGCCAGCTACCGCTTATGTATGGAGCCGCGACCTGCTGGCCCCCAACCCCATCCCATTTGCGTACTACTGCTTCAATAATGGGTTTGGGGCCGTGTCTCCGGCCGGGGCCGTCACGTTTGATAACGTGAGCCGAAAAGTATGGGACCGCGACGTGCACGTACCCGAAGACCAGGTTAAGTTGGGCAAGGCCATGCAACAGGTTTCCCTCGAGGATTTCGCCCGTAAATAG
- a CDS encoding Mrp/NBP35 family ATP-binding protein, whose amino-acid sequence MTITKEAVLKALSYVEEPDLGQDLVTLNMIENIEIDGLTVAFTVVLTTPACPLKQLIHDACERAIHTMVDKDANVVITMTSRVTTLRNNRGDLLPGVKNIIAIASGKGGVGKSTVTANLAVALAATGAKVGLVDADISGPSMPTMFGVENEAPHVFQGPNGKNLIQPIEKYGVKLMSIGFLAPAESAIVWRGPMASSALKQFITEVDWGELDYLLLDLPPGTSDIHLTLVQTVPVTGAVIVTTPQKVALADAQKGLQMFRQPQINVPVLGVVENMAWFTPAELPNNKYFIFGESGGQRLAAQHDVPLLGQLPLVQSIRENGDQGQPAVLDPESAVGKMFADLAEAVARQVSIRNNVAPKTAVVQMNP is encoded by the coding sequence ATGACTATAACGAAAGAAGCCGTTCTTAAAGCCTTGAGCTACGTGGAAGAGCCCGACCTGGGCCAGGACCTCGTGACGCTCAATATGATTGAGAACATTGAGATTGACGGCCTCACCGTCGCCTTCACGGTGGTGCTCACCACGCCCGCCTGCCCGCTCAAACAGCTCATCCACGATGCCTGCGAGCGCGCCATCCACACCATGGTGGACAAAGACGCCAACGTGGTGATTACCATGACCTCGCGCGTGACCACCCTGCGCAACAACCGCGGCGACCTGCTGCCCGGCGTAAAAAATATTATTGCCATTGCTTCGGGCAAGGGCGGCGTGGGCAAGAGCACTGTCACCGCCAACCTGGCCGTGGCCCTGGCCGCTACCGGCGCCAAAGTAGGCCTGGTCGATGCCGACATTTCGGGCCCCAGCATGCCCACCATGTTCGGCGTGGAAAACGAAGCACCCCACGTATTTCAGGGCCCCAACGGCAAGAACCTGATTCAGCCGATTGAGAAATACGGCGTGAAGCTGATGAGCATTGGCTTCCTGGCGCCGGCCGAAAGCGCCATTGTGTGGCGCGGCCCCATGGCGTCGTCGGCCCTGAAGCAGTTTATCACCGAAGTGGACTGGGGCGAGCTCGACTACCTGCTGCTCGACCTGCCGCCCGGCACCTCCGACATTCACCTCACGCTGGTGCAAACCGTGCCCGTGACCGGGGCTGTCATCGTCACCACGCCCCAGAAGGTGGCGCTGGCCGATGCCCAGAAAGGCTTGCAGATGTTCCGGCAGCCCCAAATCAACGTGCCCGTGCTGGGCGTGGTGGAAAACATGGCCTGGTTTACCCCGGCCGAGCTGCCTAACAACAAGTATTTTATTTTTGGTGAAAGCGGCGGCCAGCGCCTGGCCGCGCAGCACGACGTGCCGCTCCTGGGCCAGCTGCCGCTGGTGCAAAGCATCCGCGAAAACGGGGACCAGGGCCAGCCCGCCGTCCTCGACCCCGAATCGGCCGTAGGCAAGATGTTTGCCGACCTGGCCGAAGCCGTAGCCCGGCAAGTTAGTATTCGAAACAACGTGGCCCCCAAAACGGCCGTCGTGCAGATGAATCCCTAA
- a CDS encoding glycoside hydrolase family 2 protein, with amino-acid sequence MEDLNPSNFSFSTSRPEEGPIDEVANPLPRAVLRMNNHMLLDGQWRFALDDDDEGLREGWASGHTYRETAQWPGSVEEHLAMARGHQGAAAWKDQIVVWYEREFNLPEVAEPQTRSMLQLTFGACGYETRVWLNGQPLKTIEGEEVHYGEYTSFTYELDESNLHLVNRLTVRIADNMDAETPRGKQESYVYKRGGIWYQTYTGAVRSVWLEVVERNRLRSRVGVVSVVEDHLVRFNLTLRIHDPGDYTIRLQVFDPVTPNRKEPLAASDFPLHLEAGQWQQRVVLEVPSAELWSPEAPHRYRLVAQLIDSEGYPAQIETLFGLRKIEARGRYVYLNNQPIYLDGILYQPGQATYEEMQRHMHAMKALGCNLVRVHIAGIDPRIYNLADELGLLLWVEVPSPHSSTPRSRENHRAELLRLVTLSETHPSIIIWSLYNEDWGAQDIATNAETRKYIIDTYHFMQIAYPQFLVVDNDGWHHISYTGRLKSDLLTAHLYTPDLARWRELLDRLVGGEMEGTAAFPLVVGDPFFYRHQVPLVVSEWGGFGFSGYGGPEDAEARTNTIRAFKQELRRRPIAGDVYTQATNIEDERNGLIDPHTGALSVPEGLLASRQMEYLQ; translated from the coding sequence ATGGAAGACCTGAATCCTTCAAACTTCTCCTTTTCAACCAGCCGCCCCGAAGAGGGCCCCATCGACGAAGTTGCCAACCCGCTGCCCCGGGCCGTGTTGCGCATGAACAACCACATGCTGCTCGACGGCCAGTGGCGCTTCGCCCTCGACGATGACGACGAGGGCCTGCGCGAGGGCTGGGCCTCGGGCCACACGTACCGCGAAACCGCCCAATGGCCGGGCTCGGTGGAAGAGCACCTGGCCATGGCCCGCGGCCACCAGGGCGCCGCGGCCTGGAAAGACCAGATAGTGGTGTGGTACGAGCGGGAATTCAACCTCCCCGAAGTAGCCGAGCCCCAGACCCGGTCGATGCTCCAGCTCACCTTTGGGGCCTGCGGCTACGAAACCCGCGTGTGGCTCAACGGCCAGCCCCTGAAGACCATCGAGGGCGAAGAAGTGCACTACGGGGAATACACCTCGTTTACGTACGAGCTGGACGAGAGCAACCTGCACTTGGTGAACCGTCTCACGGTGCGCATTGCCGACAACATGGACGCCGAAACGCCTCGGGGCAAGCAGGAGTCCTACGTGTACAAGCGCGGCGGCATCTGGTACCAGACCTACACCGGCGCCGTGCGCAGCGTGTGGCTGGAAGTGGTGGAGCGCAACCGGCTGCGCTCCCGCGTGGGCGTGGTAAGCGTGGTGGAAGACCACCTCGTGCGCTTCAACCTGACGCTGCGCATCCACGACCCGGGCGACTACACCATTCGCCTGCAGGTTTTTGACCCCGTGACCCCGAACCGGAAAGAGCCCCTAGCGGCTTCCGATTTTCCGCTGCACCTCGAGGCCGGGCAGTGGCAGCAGCGCGTGGTGCTGGAAGTGCCCAGCGCCGAGCTGTGGTCACCGGAAGCCCCGCACCGCTACCGGCTCGTAGCCCAACTTATTGATAGCGAAGGCTACCCGGCCCAAATCGAGACGCTGTTCGGCCTGCGCAAGATTGAGGCGCGGGGCCGCTACGTGTACCTCAACAACCAACCCATCTACCTCGACGGCATCCTGTACCAGCCTGGTCAGGCCACCTACGAGGAAATGCAGCGCCACATGCACGCCATGAAGGCCCTGGGCTGCAACCTGGTGCGGGTGCACATTGCCGGCATCGACCCGCGCATCTACAACCTGGCCGATGAGCTGGGCCTGCTGCTGTGGGTGGAAGTGCCCAGCCCGCACAGCTCGACGCCGCGCAGCCGCGAAAACCACCGCGCCGAGCTGCTCCGCCTCGTTACGCTCAGCGAAACGCACCCGTCAATCATCATCTGGAGCCTTTATAATGAGGACTGGGGCGCCCAGGACATTGCCACCAACGCCGAAACCCGCAAGTACATCATCGACACTTACCACTTCATGCAAATTGCCTACCCGCAGTTTCTGGTGGTGGACAACGACGGCTGGCACCACATTTCCTACACCGGCCGCCTAAAGTCGGATCTACTCACGGCCCACCTCTACACCCCGGACCTGGCTCGCTGGCGCGAGCTGCTCGACCGCCTGGTGGGCGGCGAGATGGAAGGCACCGCCGCCTTCCCGCTGGTGGTGGGCGACCCGTTTTTCTACCGGCACCAGGTGCCGCTGGTGGTGAGCGAGTGGGGCGGCTTTGGCTTTTCCGGCTACGGTGGGCCCGAAGATGCCGAGGCCCGCACCAATACCATTCGCGCCTTTAAGCAGGAGCTACGCCGCCGGCCCATTGCCGGCGACGTGTATACCCAGGCCACAAACATCGAAGACGAGCGCAACGGACTCATTGACCCGCACACCGGGGCCCTCAGTGTGCCCGAAGGGTTGCTGGCATCGCGCCAAATGGAGTACCTGCAGTAG